One stretch of Brachyhypopomus gauderio isolate BG-103 chromosome 8, BGAUD_0.2, whole genome shotgun sequence DNA includes these proteins:
- the tns2b gene encoding tensin-2 isoform X5 translates to MGCVFSEQWRRGEKTSQPADDAPKTRDCLEDTEILSLTELRKVGSRSFKGRKSKKKYHCPLCEQALDSDESYCKECKTAVHNNCETKGQEWRTLLPKVSIPCAGVTSARNPTPSCMSRCDSMKCVMERVMESHYDFDLIYITEKIIALFFLPNLEEHSYRTNLREVAAMLKSKHQDRFMVINLSEKRHDICRLNPKVEEFGWPDLHAPPLDKICSVCKSMEHWLNSDPHNVVVLHCKGNRGKTGVIIAAYMHYSKISTGADQALTTVAMRKFCEEKISASLQPSQNRYMYYFAGLLSGTIKINSSPLLLHQVHIPDLPSYEPGGGYAPFLKIYQSLKLVYTSGIYNSNGSKHKTLCIRIEPPLQLKGDVLVKCYHRRSGVCERECVFRVQFHTCTVHGAQLWFGKKELDHACTDDRYPDDATVELVFSTGPQQTRGRESEKNDPGGKAGFSCTDPVVRWDSYENFNLHHQDSTEDICHTRGPLDGSLYAQVKKRRAPHSGSNSCSPSVASSTPIQALQTLSPSSDSGLSSAPSDLLEEPHQAHPSSHLQREGSVRERDRETALLGDGDCSPLRVERPCCARPYTRPQTCCGPDPYNARPQALHHKHHTLPCSPTAPPSTRQVELLWERGRYQHHPCTQTVRPLYTYPSLETRTHSPHTRPVAHARTLPAQARLFDPEEPCPLFHYPGHSHSHTHIPPPPPSHQSLPPSPYCELRFSSTSPTSCSCRECSHLREDLALHSLRAGRFEGLPWPPQGGFGCRREGPMHWAREREMESHCSRARGPQYWSHRSVMPPMTSSYGHGHCHSVTKQDPHVYLPDPLLNAPPSPYPSPHSSESSSHPSSHSSDYNNHPSSHSSEYNNHPSSHSSEYNNHPSSHSSEYNNHPSSHSIRESPGHASMGQCLNVSPLAFTPSPMRESLSQHLTHRPPSTTGLHSLYHSQTGDDSEEKTSQKGLGAICVGTVSLQSQDSVGPSLDPGDPTQSEVTHVEPPSGPIFARDTAALKTQSLEMKDGAAECTSSTTLSSGSDPPLSCLDVGSPVLGGELEGNGSVPSTSICQEQNKDVCLLTKSILNTPGPSSCPSERSSSSDVPLLRLTPVTDGSLSNEEGSGSDLRVPSPVSDGYVTPSFPLASPSYPLLTVPHVPYTGYTAVTIPASPTQPPLPEKQRISPLQDNPSQTSTASAGPSICPPRLQVSCAPMTEEQQPSARPRTAPSRGLEELENRVTSKFVQDSSKFWYKPGISRDQAIAVLKNKEPGCFLIRDSSSFQGAYGLALKVATPPPHARSHGNGHTSQEQLVRHFLIESGAKGVKIKGCQNETYFGSLSGLVYHHSISPVSLPCKLHIPDKDLVGELQDLHSGSNTSTAADLLRQGAACNVLYLNSVDTESLTGPQAIAKAIKCTLTQEPSPSATVVHFKVSTQGITLTDNQRRLFFRRHYPIHSVTFSSVDPQSQRWTNTDNTSSKMFGFVARRSGSSGNVCHLFAELDPEQPATAIVNFINKVMLGPQLLWK, encoded by the exons GTGTCCATTCCTTGTGCAGGTGTCACTAGCGCT AGGAACCCCACTCCCAG CTGTATGTCAAGGTGTGACAGCATGAAGTGCGTGATGGAGAGAGTAATGGAGAGCCATTATGACTTTGACCTCATCTACATCACTGAGAAGATCATCGCACTCTTCTTCCTGCCCAACCTGGAAGAACACAGTTATCGCACTAATCTGAGGGAAGTGGCAGCCATGTTGAAATCTAAGCATCAGGATAGGTTTATG GTCATAAATCTGTCCGAGAAGCGCCATGACATTTGCAGATTAAACCCCAAG GTTGAGGAGTTTGGTTGGCCAGACTTACATGCCCCTCCTCTGGATAAGATATGCTCCGTGTGCAAGTCCATGGAGCACTGGCTGAACTCTGACCCCCACAATGTTGTTGTGCTTCACtgcaag GGGAACAGAGGAAAAACAGGAGTGATCATAGCAGCTTATATGCACTACAGCAAGATATCAACTGG GGCAGATCAAGCACTCACCACTGTTGCCATGAGAAAGTTTTGTGAGGAGAAAATCTCTGCATCTCTGCAGCCTTCTCAAAATAG GTACATGTATTACTTCGCTGGGCTTCTGTCAGGAACCATCAAGATAAACAGCTCTCCTTTGCTCCTGCACCAGGTTCATATTCCAGACCTGCCCAGCTACGAGCCAGggggag GTTACGCACCATTCCTGAAGATCTATCAATCTCTGAAGTTGGTGTACACCTCAGGCATATA CAATAGTAATGGCTCCAAACACAAAACTCTCTGTATCAGGATAGAACCACCTCTGCAGTTGAAAGGGGATGTTCTG GTGAAGTGTTACCACCGtcgttcaggtgtgtgtgagagggaatgTGTATTTCGAGTGCAGTTTCATACCTGCACAGTTCATGGAGCCCAGCTTTGGTTTGGGAAAAAGGAGCTGGACCATGCATGCACAG ATGACCGTTACCCAGATGATGCCACAGTAGAGCTGGTGTTTTCCACTGGTCCACAGCAGACGAGAG GTAGGGAGTCAGAGAAAAATGACCCTGGGGGGAAGGCAGGTTTCAGCTGCACAGATCCAGTCGTACGCTGGGACTCATATGAAAATTTTAATCTTCACCATCAGGACAGCACAGAgg ATATCTGTCACACACGTGGCCCACTGGACGGCAGCCTCTATGCTCAGGTGAAGAAGCGACGTGCGCCCCACTCCGGCTCCAACAGCTGCTCGCCCTCCGTCGCCTCCTCTACGCCCATACAGGCCCTTCAGACTCTCTCTCCCAGCTCAGATTCAGGCCTCTCCTCTGCCCCCTCCGACCTCTTGGAGGAGCCGCACCAAGCTCATCCCAGTTCCcacctccagcgagaagggagtgtgagagagagggacagggaaACAGCTTTACTGGGTGATGGTGACTGCTCTCCTCTCCGGGTGGAGCGCCCCTGCTGTGCCCGGCCTTACACCCGCCCTCAGACGTGTTGCGGGCCCGACCCGTACAACGCACGGCCTCAAGCGCTCCATCACAAgcaccacacactcccctgtAGCCCCACTGCCCCTCCATCCACCCGCCAGGTGGAGCTTCTGTGGGAGAGAGGGCGGTATCAGCACCACCCCTGCACTCAGACGGTCCGGCCCCTTTACACTTACCCCTCGCTGGAAACACGTACCCACTCGCCACATACGCGTCCTGTTGCCCATGCACGCACGCTTCCCGCACAGGCCCGTCTATTCGACCCAGAGGAGCCCTGTCCTCTCTTCCACTACCCTGGTCACtcccacagccacacccacattcCACCTCCTCCGCCCTCACATCAGTCCCTGCCCCCGAGTCCTTACTGTGAGTTACGCTTCAGCTCAACTTCTCCTACTTCCTGTTCCTGCAGGGAGTGTTCCCACCTGCGGGAGGACCTCGCCCTGCATTCTCTCAGAGCGGGACGATTTGAGGGTCTCCCTTGGCCTCCGCAGGGGGGTtttgggtgtaggagagaggggccGATGCACTgggctagagagagagaaatggagtcTCATTGCAGCAGAGCTCGTGGGCCACAGTACTGGAGCCACAGATCAGTGATGCCACCGATGACATCGTCTTATGGACATGGACACTGCCATTCTGTCACAAAACAAGATCCTCATGTGTATTTACCAGACCCACTACTAAACGCCCCTCCGAGTCCATATCCAAGCCCACACAGCAGTGAGTCCAGCAGCCATCCAAGTTCCCACAGCAGTGACTACAACAACCATCCAAGTTCCCACAGCAGTGAGTACAACAACCATCCAAGTTCCCACAGCAGTGAGTACAACAACCATCCAAGTTCCCACAGCAGTGAGTACAACAACCATCCAAGTTCCCACAGCA TTAGAGAGAGTCCTGGACATGCTTCCATGGGTCAGTGTCTGAACGTATCTCCACTGGCTTTCACCCCTTCGCCAATGAGAGAGAGTCTTAGCCAACATCTCACTCACAGACCTCCATCCACTACAGGGCTGCACAGTCTCTACCACAGCCAAACAG GGGATGATTCAGAAGAAAAAACATCCCAGAAAGGCTTGGGAGCAATTTGCGTTGGGACTGTGTCTCTGCAGTCCCAGGACAG TGTGGGGCCATCATTGGACCCAGGGGACCCAACCCAGAGTGAAGTGACACATGTGGAGCCTCCTTCTGGACCCATCTTTGCTAGAGACACTGCCGCTCTAAAGACACAGTCCTTGGAGATGAAGGACGGAGCTGCTGAGTGCACGTCCAGCACCACCCTCTCCAGTGGCTCTGATCCACCACTCTCATGCCTGGACGTAGGATCTCCTGTGCTCGGTGGGGAGCTAGAAGGGAACGGCTCAGTGCCATCAACAAGCATCTGCCAGGAACAGAACAAGGATGTGTGCCTACTCACCAAATCCATCCTCAACACTCCCGGGCCTTCCTCTTGTCCTTCAGAAAGAAGCTCCTCCTCTGATGTTCCTTTACTCAGATTGACCCCTGTGACCGATGGGAGTTTGTCCAATGAAGAGGGCAGTGGCAGTGATTTGAGAGTTCCTTCCCCAGTGTCTGATGGTTATGTCACCCCCTCGTTCCCTTTAGCCTCACCCAGCTACCCTCTCCTGACTGTACCCCATGTTCCATACACAGGGTACACTGCTGTCACTATTCCAGCCTCCCCTACACAACCCCCCCTGCCTGAAAAACAGCGCATCTCTCCTCTCCAGGACAACCCCTCTCAGACATCCACAGCCTCTGCCGGACCTTCCATTTGTCCCCCCCGACTGCAGGTCTCCTGTGCACCCATGACAGAGGAACAGCAACCCTCAGCTAGGCCCAGAACAGCGCCCTCTAGAGGactggaggagctggagaaccGTGTCACTTCCAAGTTTGTGCAGGATAGTTCTAAGTTCTGGTATAAGCCTGGCATCTCCCGAGACCAGG CAATTGCAGTTCTGAAGAATAAGGAGCCAGGCTGTTTCCTAATAAGGGACAGCAGCTCTTTCCAGGGCGCATATGGATTGGCTCTCAAAGTGGCCACTCCCCCACCGCAtgccagaagccatggcaacggCCACACCTCACAGGAGCAGCTGGTCAGGCACTTCCTGATTGAGAGTGGAGCAAAAGGAGTGAAAATCAAAGGGTGTCAGAACGAAACATATTTTG GCTCTCTATCTGGTCTTGTATATCACCACTCCATTAGTCCAGTCTCTCTGCCCTGCAAACTACACATCCCAGACAAAG ATCTTGTAGGAGAGTTGCAGGACTTGCACAGTGGCAGTAACACCAGCACAGCTGCCGACCTGCTCAGACAGGGAGCTG CCTGTAATGTCCTCTACCTAAACTCTGTGGACACAGAGTCCTTGACTGGTCCACAAGCTATCGCCAAGGCAATAAAGTGCACGCTGACACAAGAGCCCAGCCCTTCAGCAACAGTTGTTCACTTCAAAGTGTCCACACAGGGCATCACACTTACAGACAATCAGCGCAG GCTGTTCTTCAGGAGACATTATCCTATCCATAGTGTTACGTTCAGCAGTGTAGATCCACAGAGTCAAAG GTGGACTAATACTGATAACACATCCAGCAA GATGTTCGGGTTTGTGGCCCGGCGCAGTGGTAGTTCGGGAAATGTGTGTCACCTATTTGCAGAGCTTGACCCAGAACAGCCTGCCACCGCCATTGTCAACTTCATCAATAAAGTCATGCTGGGACCACAACTGCTGTGGAAGtag
- the tns2b gene encoding tensin-2 isoform X6 has translation MGCVFSEQWRRGEKTSQPADDAPKTRDCLEDTEILSLTELRKVGSRSFKGRKSKKKYHCPLCEQALDSDESYCKECKTAVHNNCETKGQEWRTLLPKVSIPCAGVTSARNPTPSCMSRCDSMKCVMERVMESHYDFDLIYITEKIIALFFLPNLEEHSYRTNLREVAAMLKSKHQDRFMVINLSEKRHDICRLNPKVEEFGWPDLHAPPLDKICSVCKSMEHWLNSDPHNVVVLHCKGNRGKTGVIIAAYMHYSKISTGADQALTTVAMRKFCEEKISASLQPSQNRYMYYFAGLLSGTIKINSSPLLLHQVHIPDLPSYEPGGGYAPFLKIYQSLKLVYTSGIYNSNGSKHKTLCIRIEPPLQLKGDVLVKCYHRRSGVCERECVFRVQFHTCTVHGAQLWFGKKELDHACTDDRYPDDATVELVFSTGPQQTRGRESEKNDPGGKAGFSCTDPVVRWDSYENFNLHHQDSTEDICHTRGPLDGSLYAQVKKRRAPHSGSNSCSPSVASSTPIQALQTLSPSSDSGLSSAPSDLLEEPHQAHPSSHLQREGSVRERDRETALLGDGDCSPLRVERPCCARPYTRPQTCCGPDPYNARPQALHHKHHTLPCSPTAPPSTRQVELLWERGRYQHHPCTQTVRPLYTYPSLETRTHSPHTRPVAHARTLPAQARLFDPEEPCPLFHYPGHSHSHTHIPPPPPSHQSLPPSPYCELRFSSTSPTSCSCRECSHLREDLALHSLRAGRFEGLPWPPQGGFGCRREGPMHWAREREMESHCSRARGPQYWSHRSVMPPMTSSYGHGHCHSVTKQDPHVYLPDPLLNAPPSPYPSPHSSESSSHPSSHSSDYNNHPSSHSSEYNNHPSSHSIRESPGHASMGQCLNVSPLAFTPSPMRESLSQHLTHRPPSTTGLHSLYHSQTGDDSEEKTSQKGLGAICVGTVSLQSQDSVGPSLDPGDPTQSEVTHVEPPSGPIFARDTAALKTQSLEMKDGAAECTSSTTLSSGSDPPLSCLDVGSPVLGGELEGNGSVPSTSICQEQNKDVCLLTKSILNTPGPSSCPSERSSSSDVPLLRLTPVTDGSLSNEEGSGSDLRVPSPVSDGYVTPSFPLASPSYPLLTVPHVPYTGYTAVTIPASPTQPPLPEKQRISPLQDNPSQTSTASAGPSICPPRLQVSCAPMTEEQQPSARPRTAPSRGLEELENRVTSKFVQDSSKFWYKPGISRDQAIAVLKNKEPGCFLIRDSSSFQGAYGLALKVATPPPHARSHGNGHTSQEQLVRHFLIESGAKGVKIKGCQNETYFGSLSGLVYHHSISPVSLPCKLHIPDKDLVGELQDLHSGSNTSTAADLLRQGAACNVLYLNSVDTESLTGPQAIAKAIKCTLTQEPSPSATVVHFKVSTQGITLTDNQRRLFFRRHYPIHSVTFSSVDPQSQRWTNTDNTSSKMFGFVARRSGSSGNVCHLFAELDPEQPATAIVNFINKVMLGPQLLWK, from the exons GTGTCCATTCCTTGTGCAGGTGTCACTAGCGCT AGGAACCCCACTCCCAG CTGTATGTCAAGGTGTGACAGCATGAAGTGCGTGATGGAGAGAGTAATGGAGAGCCATTATGACTTTGACCTCATCTACATCACTGAGAAGATCATCGCACTCTTCTTCCTGCCCAACCTGGAAGAACACAGTTATCGCACTAATCTGAGGGAAGTGGCAGCCATGTTGAAATCTAAGCATCAGGATAGGTTTATG GTCATAAATCTGTCCGAGAAGCGCCATGACATTTGCAGATTAAACCCCAAG GTTGAGGAGTTTGGTTGGCCAGACTTACATGCCCCTCCTCTGGATAAGATATGCTCCGTGTGCAAGTCCATGGAGCACTGGCTGAACTCTGACCCCCACAATGTTGTTGTGCTTCACtgcaag GGGAACAGAGGAAAAACAGGAGTGATCATAGCAGCTTATATGCACTACAGCAAGATATCAACTGG GGCAGATCAAGCACTCACCACTGTTGCCATGAGAAAGTTTTGTGAGGAGAAAATCTCTGCATCTCTGCAGCCTTCTCAAAATAG GTACATGTATTACTTCGCTGGGCTTCTGTCAGGAACCATCAAGATAAACAGCTCTCCTTTGCTCCTGCACCAGGTTCATATTCCAGACCTGCCCAGCTACGAGCCAGggggag GTTACGCACCATTCCTGAAGATCTATCAATCTCTGAAGTTGGTGTACACCTCAGGCATATA CAATAGTAATGGCTCCAAACACAAAACTCTCTGTATCAGGATAGAACCACCTCTGCAGTTGAAAGGGGATGTTCTG GTGAAGTGTTACCACCGtcgttcaggtgtgtgtgagagggaatgTGTATTTCGAGTGCAGTTTCATACCTGCACAGTTCATGGAGCCCAGCTTTGGTTTGGGAAAAAGGAGCTGGACCATGCATGCACAG ATGACCGTTACCCAGATGATGCCACAGTAGAGCTGGTGTTTTCCACTGGTCCACAGCAGACGAGAG GTAGGGAGTCAGAGAAAAATGACCCTGGGGGGAAGGCAGGTTTCAGCTGCACAGATCCAGTCGTACGCTGGGACTCATATGAAAATTTTAATCTTCACCATCAGGACAGCACAGAgg ATATCTGTCACACACGTGGCCCACTGGACGGCAGCCTCTATGCTCAGGTGAAGAAGCGACGTGCGCCCCACTCCGGCTCCAACAGCTGCTCGCCCTCCGTCGCCTCCTCTACGCCCATACAGGCCCTTCAGACTCTCTCTCCCAGCTCAGATTCAGGCCTCTCCTCTGCCCCCTCCGACCTCTTGGAGGAGCCGCACCAAGCTCATCCCAGTTCCcacctccagcgagaagggagtgtgagagagagggacagggaaACAGCTTTACTGGGTGATGGTGACTGCTCTCCTCTCCGGGTGGAGCGCCCCTGCTGTGCCCGGCCTTACACCCGCCCTCAGACGTGTTGCGGGCCCGACCCGTACAACGCACGGCCTCAAGCGCTCCATCACAAgcaccacacactcccctgtAGCCCCACTGCCCCTCCATCCACCCGCCAGGTGGAGCTTCTGTGGGAGAGAGGGCGGTATCAGCACCACCCCTGCACTCAGACGGTCCGGCCCCTTTACACTTACCCCTCGCTGGAAACACGTACCCACTCGCCACATACGCGTCCTGTTGCCCATGCACGCACGCTTCCCGCACAGGCCCGTCTATTCGACCCAGAGGAGCCCTGTCCTCTCTTCCACTACCCTGGTCACtcccacagccacacccacattcCACCTCCTCCGCCCTCACATCAGTCCCTGCCCCCGAGTCCTTACTGTGAGTTACGCTTCAGCTCAACTTCTCCTACTTCCTGTTCCTGCAGGGAGTGTTCCCACCTGCGGGAGGACCTCGCCCTGCATTCTCTCAGAGCGGGACGATTTGAGGGTCTCCCTTGGCCTCCGCAGGGGGGTtttgggtgtaggagagaggggccGATGCACTgggctagagagagagaaatggagtcTCATTGCAGCAGAGCTCGTGGGCCACAGTACTGGAGCCACAGATCAGTGATGCCACCGATGACATCGTCTTATGGACATGGACACTGCCATTCTGTCACAAAACAAGATCCTCATGTGTATTTACCAGACCCACTACTAAACGCCCCTCCGAGTCCATATCCAAGCCCACACAGCAGTGAGTCCAGCAGCCATCCAAGTTCCCACAGCAGTGACTACAACAACCATCCAAGTTCCCACAGCAGTGAGTACAACAACCATCCAAGTTCCCACAGCA TTAGAGAGAGTCCTGGACATGCTTCCATGGGTCAGTGTCTGAACGTATCTCCACTGGCTTTCACCCCTTCGCCAATGAGAGAGAGTCTTAGCCAACATCTCACTCACAGACCTCCATCCACTACAGGGCTGCACAGTCTCTACCACAGCCAAACAG GGGATGATTCAGAAGAAAAAACATCCCAGAAAGGCTTGGGAGCAATTTGCGTTGGGACTGTGTCTCTGCAGTCCCAGGACAG TGTGGGGCCATCATTGGACCCAGGGGACCCAACCCAGAGTGAAGTGACACATGTGGAGCCTCCTTCTGGACCCATCTTTGCTAGAGACACTGCCGCTCTAAAGACACAGTCCTTGGAGATGAAGGACGGAGCTGCTGAGTGCACGTCCAGCACCACCCTCTCCAGTGGCTCTGATCCACCACTCTCATGCCTGGACGTAGGATCTCCTGTGCTCGGTGGGGAGCTAGAAGGGAACGGCTCAGTGCCATCAACAAGCATCTGCCAGGAACAGAACAAGGATGTGTGCCTACTCACCAAATCCATCCTCAACACTCCCGGGCCTTCCTCTTGTCCTTCAGAAAGAAGCTCCTCCTCTGATGTTCCTTTACTCAGATTGACCCCTGTGACCGATGGGAGTTTGTCCAATGAAGAGGGCAGTGGCAGTGATTTGAGAGTTCCTTCCCCAGTGTCTGATGGTTATGTCACCCCCTCGTTCCCTTTAGCCTCACCCAGCTACCCTCTCCTGACTGTACCCCATGTTCCATACACAGGGTACACTGCTGTCACTATTCCAGCCTCCCCTACACAACCCCCCCTGCCTGAAAAACAGCGCATCTCTCCTCTCCAGGACAACCCCTCTCAGACATCCACAGCCTCTGCCGGACCTTCCATTTGTCCCCCCCGACTGCAGGTCTCCTGTGCACCCATGACAGAGGAACAGCAACCCTCAGCTAGGCCCAGAACAGCGCCCTCTAGAGGactggaggagctggagaaccGTGTCACTTCCAAGTTTGTGCAGGATAGTTCTAAGTTCTGGTATAAGCCTGGCATCTCCCGAGACCAGG CAATTGCAGTTCTGAAGAATAAGGAGCCAGGCTGTTTCCTAATAAGGGACAGCAGCTCTTTCCAGGGCGCATATGGATTGGCTCTCAAAGTGGCCACTCCCCCACCGCAtgccagaagccatggcaacggCCACACCTCACAGGAGCAGCTGGTCAGGCACTTCCTGATTGAGAGTGGAGCAAAAGGAGTGAAAATCAAAGGGTGTCAGAACGAAACATATTTTG GCTCTCTATCTGGTCTTGTATATCACCACTCCATTAGTCCAGTCTCTCTGCCCTGCAAACTACACATCCCAGACAAAG ATCTTGTAGGAGAGTTGCAGGACTTGCACAGTGGCAGTAACACCAGCACAGCTGCCGACCTGCTCAGACAGGGAGCTG CCTGTAATGTCCTCTACCTAAACTCTGTGGACACAGAGTCCTTGACTGGTCCACAAGCTATCGCCAAGGCAATAAAGTGCACGCTGACACAAGAGCCCAGCCCTTCAGCAACAGTTGTTCACTTCAAAGTGTCCACACAGGGCATCACACTTACAGACAATCAGCGCAG GCTGTTCTTCAGGAGACATTATCCTATCCATAGTGTTACGTTCAGCAGTGTAGATCCACAGAGTCAAAG GTGGACTAATACTGATAACACATCCAGCAA GATGTTCGGGTTTGTGGCCCGGCGCAGTGGTAGTTCGGGAAATGTGTGTCACCTATTTGCAGAGCTTGACCCAGAACAGCCTGCCACCGCCATTGTCAACTTCATCAATAAAGTCATGCTGGGACCACAACTGCTGTGGAAGtag